In Cryptomeria japonica chromosome 10, Sugi_1.0, whole genome shotgun sequence, a genomic segment contains:
- the LOC131858737 gene encoding uncharacterized protein LOC131858737, with protein sequence MVEEIERKRKEKEDLTVIGRHAPLGTGTQLGCVGGPSSLPSYRPTHFATTHASGSASISASASASAPSHVPSTGSGSGSVSIGPRIRKSRLDTFFAPRTTPGSQQSLESMGWNKEVHDAAKMAVGRFWIYGSIPFFTARSPYWQEMVDALTICGAGFKAPSEFDLRGPILTELVNDVKKELGDQRQIWSTKGCTIMTDGWTDRRNRTLLNFLVSSAGD encoded by the exons atggttgaagaaattgaaaggaaaaggaaagaaaaagaggatctcacaGTCATTGGGAGACATGCACCTTTAGGAACAGGGACAcaattaggttgtgttggagggcctTCTTCCTTACCTTCATATCGTCCCACTCATTTTGCTACTACTCATGCTTCCGGTTCTGCTTCTATAAGTGCCAGTGCCAGTGCCTCTGCCCCTTCTCATGTTCCTAGCACTGGCAgtggtagtgggagtgttagcattggacctaggattcgtaaatctaggttggataccttttttgcacctcgcactactcctgggtcccaacagtcacttgagagcatgggttggaacaaggaggtccatgatgctgctaaaatggcagttggcagatTTTGGATCTATGGCAGTATTCCATTCTTCACAGCCAG GTcaccttattggcaagaaatggttgatgcccttaccatttgtggggcggggttcaaagccccttctgagtttgatttgaggggacccattttgactgaattggtgaatgatgtgaagaaAGAATTGGGTGATCAACGCcaaatatggagcactaaaggttgcaccatcatgactgatggttggacagacaggagaaatagaactctccttaattttcttgtttcttccgcaggtgattga
- the LOC131062992 gene encoding uncharacterized protein LOC131062992 yields MERRPSIVWTPCAAHCIDLMLEDIGKLPWVKTCVEKARNVCKFVYNHSWVLALMRQYTEHKELARPGITRFATNFITLQSMLRCKMALRRMIVGEEWSSSSYAATPAGKDMADCIFDERGFWSPCDEIVKFVKPLVVLLRVADGEKPAMGYIYEGMDRAKEGIKSIYAGDESKYGPIWQIIDKRWHHQLHRPIHAAAYYLNPAFHFSPTFRADAEVLDGLYSVMEKMAPVGCTQTDLMRELQLFSNAQGETFSRPIAKESRTTMMPDNWWSFFGPTTPNLQKLAIRILSQPCNASGCERNWSMFEHIHSKRRNRLSVEKMNDLIFVHYNLRLRMRKNALADISPIILDEVDPEAEWAIETDPVAVFSDDDTDWIDQVDIEAEAVAMVEEEQRARAERGDSEADGDSDTDGDSDTDVPDVGEHGVVSRGAAMAAQSSMTYLRRLRRGPGPSSEPTSGPEGADSSAP; encoded by the exons atggagaggcgcccatctatagtttggactccatgtgccgcccattgcattgacctcatgttagaGGATATTGGAAAACTTCCATGGGTCAAGACATGTGTAGAAAAGGcaagaaatgtgtgcaaatttgtatataatcattcatgggtgttggctcttatgagacaatacacagagcataaggagttagctcgtccaggaatcacaagatttgccacaaacttcatcacattgcagtccatgcttcgtTGTAAGatggccttgagacgtatgattgttggtgaggagtggtcttcctcatcctatgctgccaccccagcagggaaagatatggcagactgcatttttgatgagcgaggcttttggagcccttgtgatgagatagtgaag tttgttaagcccttggtggttttgttgcgagttgcggatggagaaaagcccgcaatgggctacatatatgagggcatggatagggcgaaagagggcatcaaatctatctatgcaggagatgagagcaagtatggtcccatttggcagatcattgataagagatggcatcatcagcttcataggcccatccatgcagcagcctattatTTGAATCCGGCATTCCATTTTAGCCCTACTTTCAGGGCTGATGCGGAGGTCCTTGATGGGCTATACTCAGTCATGGAGAAGATGGCACCTGTTGGTTGTACTCAGACAGATCTTATgcgagagctacagttgttctcaaatgcacaaggggagaccttttctcgtcctatcgccaaagaaagtaggacaactatgatgccag ataattggtggagcttttttggcccaacgacaccaaatcttcagaagttggccattcgcatcttgagccaaccatgcaatgcatctggttgtgagcgcaattggagtatgtttgagcacatacactccaagaggcgcaatagattatccgtggagaagatgaatgatcttatctttgttcactacaaccttcgcctgagaatgagaaagaatgcattagctgacatctctcctatcattctagatgaggttgatcctgaggCAGAGTGGGCCATTGAGACAGATCCTGTggctgtctttagtgatgatgacactgattggatcgaccaggtagatatagaggctgaggctgtagccatggtagaggaggagcagagagcacgagcagagagaggagattcagaggcagatggtGATAGTGACACAGATGGTGacagtgacacagatgttcctgatgttggtgagcatggcgtgGTGTCACGAGGAGCGGCTATGGCTGCCCAATCATCtatgacctaccttagacgccttcgtaggGGGCCGGGGCCTTCATCGGAGCCGACgtcggggccggagggtgcagacTCCTCTGCGCCATAG